Proteins encoded in a region of the Scyliorhinus torazame isolate Kashiwa2021f chromosome 1, sScyTor2.1, whole genome shotgun sequence genome:
- the LOC140404445 gene encoding LOW QUALITY PROTEIN: small integral membrane protein 20-like (The sequence of the model RefSeq protein was modified relative to this genomic sequence to represent the inferred CDS: inserted 1 base in 1 codon), translating into MSGNARAVLLFGGFAAXSGSFYPIYFRPLLNTEEYRQEQKVNRTGINQEEIQPGGMKVWSDPFKRK; encoded by the exons ATGTCCGGGAACGCGCGGGCGGTGTTGTTGTTCGGGGGTTTCGCCG GTTCTGGGAGCTTTTACCCCATCTATTTCCGACCGCTGCTCAACACCGAGGAATATAGGCAGGAGCAAAAGGTGAACAGAACTGGAATAAATCAGGAGGAAATTCAACCAGGAGGAATGAAAGTCTGGTCCGACCCCTTCAAAAGGAAGTAA